From the genome of Perca flavescens isolate YP-PL-M2 chromosome 1, PFLA_1.0, whole genome shotgun sequence, one region includes:
- the tipin gene encoding TIMELESS-interacting protein gives MENGLFDIPDYDNIEDESFPPLPPPHSPGQGGQEDGNPFENGDEDGDVSKLADVPAAKRKGVKRPQPKLDSQRLSSERGLPALRTLFDNVHFKGKGHEAQDLRLLMHKMENWAHRLYPKLQFEDFIDKVERLGNKKEVQTCLKRIRLDMPLTHEDFMGGEEQAAPEEHVFGDPDPFSGANFNDLQAPVHSTPAPAAPPTPPSPAAPSPAPPSLTEEQRSRMELNRQRALEKRLARQQQQQTGPSDSQTADSSTSADERTSVSSANILNSSKDQDVQVEDFDLEPASSSTQQQQQQQQAIQLPHPDSEPPAESPQCEKEEETSLSQVHQPSNECEQRDESSLSAL, from the exons ATGGAAAACGGCCTGTTTGACATTCCTGACTACGACAACATAGAGGATGAATCTTTCCCTCCCCTCCCACCGCCTCACTCCCCGGGCCAGGGAGGGCAGGAGGACGGGAACCCTTTTGAAAATG GGGACGAAGATGGTGATGTGTCCAAACTGGCGGATGTCCCTGCTGCTAAGAGGAAAGGAGTGAAGAGGCCGCAACCCAAGCTGGACTCTCAGAG GCTGAGTTCAGAAAGAGGACTTCCAGCTCTGCGAACACTGTTTGATAATGTCCATTTCAAAGGCAAAGGGCACGAG GCTCAGGATTTGCGGCTGCTGATGCACAAGATGGAGAACTGGGCCCACAGGTTGTACCCCAAACTGCAGTTTGAAGATTTTATTGACAAAGTGGAGAGGCTCGGCAACAAGAAGGAAGTGCAG ACCTGTCTCAAACGGATACGGCTGGACATGCCACTGACACACGAAGACTTTATGGGCG GTGAAGAACAAGCAGCTCCTGAAGAGCATGTCTTTGGGGATCCGGATCCGTTTAGCGGAGCAAACTTTAATGACCTGCAAGCTCCGGTCCACTCCACCCCGGCTCCAGCTGCTCCACCGACTCCACCTTCCCCAGCTGCTCCCTCCCCCGCTCCCCCCTCCCTGACCGAGGAGCAGCGTAGCCGCATGGAGCTGAACAGACAGCGGGCTCTGGAGAAGAGGCTCGcccgccagcagcagcagcaaacag GTCCTTCAGACTCCCAGACTGCTGACTCGTCCACATCAGCAGATGAACGCACATCTGTCTCCTCTGCAAACATCCTCAACAGTTCTAAAGATCAGGATGTACAGGTGGAGGATTTCGACCTGGAGccagccagcagcagcacacaacaacaacaacaacaacaacaagccaTCCAGCTTCCCCACCCAGACTCTGAGCCTCCTGCTGAATCCCCTCAGtgtgagaaagaggaagaaaccAGCCTCAGCCAGGTCCATCAACCCAGCAACGAGTGTGAGCAGCGAGATGAGTCCTCTCTGAGTGCCCTCTGA
- the lctla gene encoding lactase-like a, whose product MLQRCILRPYHVLAMVLCVSAGEDFDWTKNERTSFYYGTFPTGFSWGAGTSAYQTEGAWNIDGKGMSIWDAFAHKKGKIVANDTGDTSCEGYYRFKDDINLMKDMKLNHYRFSISWPRILPSGLKSEYINEKGIKYYDDLINMLLDNNITPIVTLYHWDLPQFLQEKYGGWQNVSMVNHFNDFANLCFERFGKKVKYWITFNNPWSIAVEGYETGEHAPGLKLKGTGAYKAAHHIIKAHAKVWHTYDMQWRSKQKGLVGISLTADWGEPVDITNQRDIEAAERYIQFYMGWFATPIFNGDYPQVMKDYIGRKSGQQGLGASRLPVFSPQEKSYIKGTCDFLGLGHFTTRYVTLKNYPSGLGDSYFADRDLAELVDPKWPDPGSEWLYSVPWGFRRLLNFVKTQYGNPMIYVTENGVSEKMLCTDLCDDWRMQYFKDYIDEMLKAIKDGVNVKGYTAWSLLDNFEWDEGYSERFGLYYVDFRNKNKPRYPKASVQFYKRIISSNGFPNQREVESWKRKAVETCSSSNQLLAAARRKSQGNQEHAGMQKAWPVHDEV is encoded by the exons ATGCTGCAGCGGTGCATCCTGAGGCCGTACCATGTGCTTGCTATGGTGCTGTGTGTGTCAGCCGGGGAGGACTTTGACTGGACCAAGAATGAGAGGACATCTTTCTACTACGGCACCTTCCCAACTG GTTTCTCCTGGGGAGCTGGGACCTCTGCCTACCAGACCGAAGGAGCTTGGAACATAGACGGCAAAGGAATGAGCATCTGGGATGCATTTGCCCACAAAAAGGGGAAAATTGTCGCAAATGACACGGGAGACACCTCGTGTGAGGGCTACTACAGATTCAAG gatGACATCAACTTGATGAAGGACATGAAGCTGAATCATTATCGTTTCTCCATCTCCTGGCCGAGGATTTTACCAAGCGGACTGAAAA GTGAATACATCAACGAGAAAGGAATCAAATATTACGATGACCTGATTAACATGCTGCTGGACAATAACATCACACCCATTGTTACTTTGTACCACTGGGATTTACCGCAG TTCTTACAGGAGAAGTACGGCGGCTGGCAGAACGTCTCCATGGTGAACCACTTCAACGACTTTGCCAACTTATGCTTTGAAAGATTTGGAAAGAAAGTGAAGTACTGGATCACTTTCAACAATCCGTGG TCTATTGCTGTGGAGGGATATGAAACAGGGGAACATGCACCCGGACTGAAGTTAAAGGGAACCGGAGCTTACAAAGCTGCCCACCACATCATCAAG GCACATGCTAAAGTTTGGCACACGTATGACATGCAGTGGCGAAGCaaacaaaaag gcctGGTTGGGATCTCGCTAACAGCAGACTGGGGGGAACCAGTGGACATCACCAACCAGAGGGACATTGAAGCAGCAGAGAGATACATCCAGTTCTACATGGGATGGTTTGCTACTCCCATCTTCAACGGAGACTACCCCCAGGTTATGAAAGATTACATCG GCAGGAAGAGTGGCCAGCAGGGCCTGGGAGCTTCACGGCTGCCCGTCTTCTCGCCTCAGGAGAAGAGTTACATCAAGGGAACCTGTGATTTCCTGGGCCTCGGCCATTTCACGACTCGCTACGTCACCCTGAAGAATTACCCATCAGGCCTCGGAGACAGCTACTTTGCAGATCGAGACCTTGCTGAGCTGGTTGACCCAAAATGGCCTGATCCAGGCTCTGAATGGCTCTATTCTGTTCCCTGGGGCTTCAGACGCCTGTTGAACTTTGTCAAG ACTCAGTATGGAAACCCCATGATATACGTGACAGAAAACGGCGTGTCTGAGAAAATGCTCTGCACCGACCTCTGTGATGACTGGAGAATGCAGTACTTCAAAGACTACATCGACGAAATGCTCAAAG CGATTAAAGATGGCGTGAATGTGAAGGGTTACACAGCCTGGTCTCTCCTCGACAACTTTGAGTGGGATGAAGGGTACTCCGAGAGGTTCGGACTCTACTACGTCGACTTcaggaacaaaaacaaaccacgCTACCCCAAGGCCTCTGTCCAGTTCTATAAACGCATCATCAGCTCCAATGGCTTTCCCAATCAGAGAGAG GTGGAGAGTTGGAAGAGGAAAGCCGTAGAGACTTGCTCCTCCAGTAACCAGCTCCTGGCTGCAG CTAGAAGAAAATCCCAGGGAAATCAGGAACATGCAGGAATGCAAAAGGCTTGGCCAGTGCATGATGAAGTTTAG